AGCCTGATGGTCGGCGTGACGCTCGTCAGCGCCGTCCTGTCGCTGCTGTTCGGCGTGTGGGCCGGCGTCCGGCGCGGGCCGATCGACCGGTTCGTCCAGATCCTGGGCGTGGTCGGGTACGCGCTGCCCGGCTTCCTGGTCACCCTCGTCATCGTCGTGGTGTTCGCGGTGAAGCTGGGCTGGTTCCCCGCCATCGGCTACATCGGGTTCACCGAGTCGCCGTCCGGCTGGCTGTCGACGGTGACGCTGCCGATCGCGTCGCTGTCGGTCGCGGCCGTCGCGGGCGTCTCCCAGCAGGTGCGCGGCGCCGTCATCGACGTGCTCCGGCAGGACTACGTCCGGACGCTGCGCGCCCGCGGCCTGCCGCCCGGCCGGATCCTGTTCCGGCACGTGCTGCGCAACGCGGCGGCCCCGCCGCTGACCGTCCTCGGGCTGCAGTTCGTCGGGATGCTCGGCGGCGCGGTGCTGGTCGAGCAGATCTTCGGCCTGCCCGGCATCGGCAGCATGACCGTCACCTACACCACCCGCGGCGACATCCCGATGATCATGGCGATCGTGCTGTTCACGGTGGTCGGCGTCATCGCGATCAACCTGCTGGTGGACGTCCTGATCGGCTGGCTCAACCCGAAGGCGAGGGTGTCGTGAGCGAAACGCTTCCCGCCGGGACGGCGGCGCCGGAGGCGCGGCCCCGCGACGGCGCGCTGCGCCGGCTGCTGCGCAACCCGCTCGGCGTGATCCCGGCCGCGGTCCTCGCGGCGATCGTCGTCGCGGTGCTGCTCGCGCCCGTCCTCAGCCCGCAGGACCCGAACACCGCCGACCTCGCCGACTCGTTCGGCGGCGCCGCCGCCGGGCACCCCCTCGGCTTCGACTCCGCCGGGCGCGACCTGCTGTCCCGGCTGCTGCACGGCGGCCGGTTCACCCTCGGCGGCGCGGTCATCGCACTGCTCGTCGCGCTCGCGCTCGGCGTCCCGTCCGGGCTGCTCGCCGGGTACCGGGGCGGACGGTTCGACGCGGCGGCCAACTGGACCGTCGACCTCGTCATGGCGCTGCCCGCGATGGTCGTGCTGCTGGCCTCCCGCGCGATCCTCGGCAACACCGTGTGGGTGCTGATGATCGTCCTCGGCGTGCTGGTCGCGCCGAGCTTCTTCCGGCTGGTGCGCGGCATCGTCGCGGGCGTGCGCGGCGAGCTGTACGTGGACGCCGCGAAGGTGTCGGGCCTCACCGACCTGCGGATCGTCGCGCGGCACGTGCTCATCGTCGTCCGCGCGCCGATCATCATCCAGGTCGCGCTCGTCGCCGGGCTCGCGATCGGGCTGCAGGCCGGGCTGGAGTTCCTCGGCATCGGCAGCGGCGACACCCCGACCTGGGGCGCGATGCTGAACGAGGCGTTCCAGAACATGGAGCAGGCCCCCACCATGATCGTGTGGCCGGGGCTCGCGCTCGGGCTGACCAGCGCCTCCCTGGTGCTGCTCGCGGGCGCGCTGCGCGACGCGCTGGAGGACCGCGGCGACCGTCCGGCCCGGCGCCCGCGCAAGGCTCCGGCGGCCGCGCAGGCCGCGCCCGCCCCGGTGGCCGCGGACGCGCCCGGACGCGCCGATCTGCTGTCCGTCCGGGGGCTCGCCGTCTCCTACGGGACGAAGGAGGTCGTGCACGGCATCGACCTGGACGTCCGCGCGGGCGAGATCGTCGGGCTCGTCGGCGAGTCCGGGTCGGGCAAGTCGCAGACCGCGTTCTCGATCCTCGGGATCCTGCCCGAGGGCGGGCGCGTCAGCGGCGGCAGCGTCACCGTGCGGGGACGCGAGGTCGTCGGGCTCGCCGAACGGGAGCACCGGGCGCTGCGCGGCGACGTCGTCGCGTACGTCCCGCAGGAGCCGATGAGCAACCTCGACCCGTCCTTCACGATCGGCGCCCAGCTCGTCGAGCCGATGCGGTACAAGCTGGGGATCTCCAAGGCGGAGGCGAAGCGCCGCGCGCTCGACCTGCTGCGGCTGGTCGAGATCCCCGACCCCGAGCGGACGTACGGGTCGTACCCGCACGAGATCTCGGGCGGGATGGCGCAGCGCGTCCTGATCGCGGGCGCGATGTCGTGCGACCCGAAGCTGCTCATCGCGGACGAACCGACCACCGCCCTCGACGTGATGGTGCAGGCCGAGGTCCTCGGTCTCCTCCGCCGCCTGCAGTCGGAACGCGACCTCGGCGTCCTGCTCGTCACCCACAACCTCGGCGTCGTCGCCGACCTGTGCGACCGCGTCAACGTGATGCACGACGGACGCATCGTCGAGTCGGGCCCCGTCGAGCGGGTCCTCGGCGAGCCCGCCGAACCGTACACGCGCCGCCTGCTCGGAGCCGTCCTGGACGACGTCCCGGCCCGCGCACCGCGGCGCCCCTCGGAGAAGGAGCCGACGTGACCGGCGAAGCCGTGAAGGACGAAGCCGTGAAGGACGGGGCACTGCTCACCGTCGAGGACCTGCGCGTCTCCTTCCCCGGCAAGGGCTTGCGGGCGCCGCGCACCGAGGTGCTGAAGGGCGTGTCGCTGCGGGTCGGGCCGGGCGAGACGCTCGGGATGGTCGGCGGCTCGGGCTCCGGCAAGACGACGATCGGACGCGCGATCCTGGGGCTCGTCCCCGTCGCGTCGGGCGCGATCACGTTCGCCGGCGAACGCATCGAGCGGGCCTCCGCCAGGCAGCGGCGGCGGCTCAGCAAGGACGTCCAGGTCGTGTTCCAGGACCCGTACACCTCGCTGAACCCGTCCCTGGCCATCGGCGACACCCTCTCCGAGCCCCTCCTGGCGCAGGGCGTCGGGCGCCGCGAGGCGCGCCGCCGCGTCGGCGACCTGCTGGAACGCGTGCACCTGCCGTCCGACGCCGCCGCCCGCCTCCCCCGCGAGTTCTCCGGCGGCCAGCGGCAGCGCGTCGCGATCGCCCGCGCCCTCGCGATCGGCCCGAAGCTGATCGTGTGCGACGAGCCCGTCTCCGCGCTCGACCTCACGACGCAACGGACCGTCCTCGACCTCCTCCTCGAGATCCAGGAGCGGACGGGCGTGTCGTACCTGTTCGTCTCGCACGACCTCGCGGTCATCCGTTTCGTCAGCCACCGCGTCGCGGTGCTGCACAAGGGCGAGATCGTCGAGACGGGCGACGCGGCGCGGGTCACCGGCGACCCGCGGCACCCGTACACGCGGAGCCTGCTGCTGTCGGCGCCCGTCGCGAACGTCGCCGAGCAGCGCGCGCGGCGCGAGGCGTTCGAGCGGGAACGCGCCGCGTCCTGACGGCCGTCCCGCTCAGGACCGGGTGATGAGGCCGCGTTCCAGCGCGGTGACGACCGCGTGGGTGCGGTCGCCGACGTCGAGCTTGGCGAAGATGCGCAGCAGGTGGGTCTTCACGGTGGCCTCCGCGATGACCAGCCGCCGGCCGATCTCGGCGTTGGACAGGCCGTCGGCGACCGCGCTCAGGACATCGGCCTCGCGGGCGGTCAGCGCGACGGGCGCGGGCCGCCGCATCCGCGCGACGAGCCGCTGCGCGACCCGCGGCGCCAGCACGGTCTCGCCGCGCGCCGCGGACCGGACGGCGTCGATGAGCTGTTCGCGGGTCGTGTCCTTGAGGAGGTAGCCGACGGCCCCGGCCTCCACCGCCCGCTCGATGTCGTCGTCGGTGTCGTAGGTGGTGAGGATCAGCACCCGGGTGCCGGACTGCTCCGCCACGATCCGGGTGGTGGCGGCGACGCCGTCCAGGTCGGGCATCCGCAGGTCGAGGAGCGCCACGTCGGGGCGGTGCCGCGCCACGAGCTCGACCGCCTCGCGGCCGTCGGACGCCTCCCCGACGACGGCGATGGCGGGTTCGGCGGCCAGCAGCGCGACGACCCCGGCGCGCATCGCCGGATGGTCGTCGGCCACGATGACCCGCAGTTCGGCTTCGGGCATGTCACTCCTCGGCGGACGGGACGGCGGCGGACGGGACGGCGGCGGGTGAGCCGGCGGGCAGGACGGCGAGGACGCGGGTGCCGTCGCCGGGCGAACTGGTCACGGTGACCTCGCCGCCCAGCTCGGCGAGGCGCCGGCGCATCCCGGCGAGGCCGAACCCGCGGGCGGCGGCGACGTCGAACCCGCGGCCGTCGTCGGTGACCTCCAGCTCGACGGCGTCCGCTCCTCCGGCGAGGACGACGCTCACCACGGACGCGGCGGCGTGCTTTCGGACGTTCGCCAGCGACTCCTGGGTGCAGCGCAGCAGCGCGATCCGGGTCGCCTGGTCGCAGTCGACGTCGGCGAGTTCGGCGTCCACGGCGAGGCCGGTGTCCTCGGCGAACCGGTCGAGGGTGCGGCGCAGCGTCCGGGCGACCGAGCCGGAGGCGTCCCGCCGAGCGGCGCCGACCAGGACGCGCGCCTCGGCGAGGTTCTCGCGCGCGGTCCGCTCGATCGACGTGAGCCGGGCGGAGGTCGCCGGGTTCCCGGTGAGGTCCGCCCGCGCCGCCTCCGCCAGGACGACGATGGACGCCAGGCCCTGCGCGAGCGTGTCGTGGATCTCCCTGGCGAACCGGTCGCGCTCCTGCGCCGCGCCCTCCCGGCGGTGCGCGTCGGCGAGTTCCAGCCGGGCCGCCGCCAGTTCCTCCGCGAGCCGCCTGGAACGTTCCGCGGCCCGCCTGAGCAGCAGGTGCACGAACGCGCCGAGCACCGCCCCGGCGGCGAAGGCGGCCGCGGTGACGACCTGGTTCCCGGCGAGCGGGTCGCCCGTCCGGACGGCGCCGCCCGCGAGGGTCGCGGCGGCCCCCGCGCCGCTGACCGCGACGGCCCGCGCGACCGTCGGGGTGAACAGCCAGAACGTCGGCAGCGACACGACGAACAGGGAGGCGCCGCCGCTCCGCAGGTAGGCGACGGCGCCGAGCCCGGCGACCAGGACGGCCAGGAACGCCGTCCGGTGGCGCGGGAACCGCAGGGCGGCTAGGTGGGCGGCGCCGAGCGCGATCGGCGTCCAGGTCGCCCAGTGCCGCAGGGCGTCCTGGTCGTGCAGCCCGGCGACCGTGTAGGGCGCCGTACCGAACAGCAGCCACAGGACCGTGTTCCATCGCAGGATCCGGAACCGGTCGTCGGGGGGCGCCATGGTGATCACCTTACGGTTCGGCTATCCGCGCTCGCCCGCGACCGCGGCGCCGGGGCGGTCGCGCAGCAGGGCGAGCGTGGGCAGCAGCGTCGCGGCCAGGGTCAGCCCGAGCGCGGCGGCGATCACCGCGACCAGGATCCACGGGGAGCCGTCCGGGACCGGCACGTCCAGGACGCTCAGGCTGAGCGGCACCAGCGTCACCGCGGCGACCAGCAGTCCCGCGGCGACGCCGACCGCGGTGACCAGCGCCGCCTCCACCGCCATCATCCGCAGCACCTGCCGCCGGGCGGCCCCGGCGAGCCGCAGCAGCCCGAACTCGCGCCGCCGCTCCCCCGTCGCGACGATCTGGGCGTTGACCAGGGCGATCACGGCGTAGCCGACGACGACGGCGAGGACGAGCCAGGACATCCACGCCTGGGTTCCGTCCTGCTCGGCGCGCAGCTCCGACAGCGTGGCCCGGTCGACCACCCGCAGGCCGGGGTGGCTTTCGGCGAGCGCACCGGCGAGCCGGGCGCGGTCCGCGCCGGGCTCGGCGGACACCAGGATCTGGGGGACGAGACCGCCGTCGGTGTGGGGCAGCAGACGTTCCGCGGGGAGCAGCGCCGTCTCGTAGCCGGGCGGGGAGTCCACGGTGGCGACCAGTTCGAGGGCGGCGCGGCTGCCGTCGCCGAGCCGCATCGGGACCGTGTCGCCGATCTCGTAGGGCCCCGCGTACCGTTCGGGCAGCGCGACCGTCGCGCCGTCGAGGGCGTCCAGGCTGCCGCCGGTGGCGCGGAACGCCGTGGTC
The nucleotide sequence above comes from Actinomadura algeriensis. Encoded proteins:
- a CDS encoding ABC transporter permease: MLSFVLRRTAAGVVLLFVISVLSYLLLSIPDNDVGRQLLGNRAAQDLVDAKNAELGLDRPVLAQYADWLSHALRGDFGTSWFTGEDVLQSITTRLPVTLSLMVGVTLVSAVLSLLFGVWAGVRRGPIDRFVQILGVVGYALPGFLVTLVIVVVFAVKLGWFPAIGYIGFTESPSGWLSTVTLPIASLSVAAVAGVSQQVRGAVIDVLRQDYVRTLRARGLPPGRILFRHVLRNAAAPPLTVLGLQFVGMLGGAVLVEQIFGLPGIGSMTVTYTTRGDIPMIMAIVLFTVVGVIAINLLVDVLIGWLNPKARVS
- a CDS encoding dipeptide/oligopeptide/nickel ABC transporter permease/ATP-binding protein yields the protein MSETLPAGTAAPEARPRDGALRRLLRNPLGVIPAAVLAAIVVAVLLAPVLSPQDPNTADLADSFGGAAAGHPLGFDSAGRDLLSRLLHGGRFTLGGAVIALLVALALGVPSGLLAGYRGGRFDAAANWTVDLVMALPAMVVLLASRAILGNTVWVLMIVLGVLVAPSFFRLVRGIVAGVRGELYVDAAKVSGLTDLRIVARHVLIVVRAPIIIQVALVAGLAIGLQAGLEFLGIGSGDTPTWGAMLNEAFQNMEQAPTMIVWPGLALGLTSASLVLLAGALRDALEDRGDRPARRPRKAPAAAQAAPAPVAADAPGRADLLSVRGLAVSYGTKEVVHGIDLDVRAGEIVGLVGESGSGKSQTAFSILGILPEGGRVSGGSVTVRGREVVGLAEREHRALRGDVVAYVPQEPMSNLDPSFTIGAQLVEPMRYKLGISKAEAKRRALDLLRLVEIPDPERTYGSYPHEISGGMAQRVLIAGAMSCDPKLLIADEPTTALDVMVQAEVLGLLRRLQSERDLGVLLVTHNLGVVADLCDRVNVMHDGRIVESGPVERVLGEPAEPYTRRLLGAVLDDVPARAPRRPSEKEPT
- a CDS encoding ABC transporter ATP-binding protein, yielding MTGEAVKDEAVKDGALLTVEDLRVSFPGKGLRAPRTEVLKGVSLRVGPGETLGMVGGSGSGKTTIGRAILGLVPVASGAITFAGERIERASARQRRRLSKDVQVVFQDPYTSLNPSLAIGDTLSEPLLAQGVGRREARRRVGDLLERVHLPSDAAARLPREFSGGQRQRVAIARALAIGPKLIVCDEPVSALDLTTQRTVLDLLLEIQERTGVSYLFVSHDLAVIRFVSHRVAVLHKGEIVETGDAARVTGDPRHPYTRSLLLSAPVANVAEQRARREAFERERAAS
- a CDS encoding response regulator — translated: MPEAELRVIVADDHPAMRAGVVALLAAEPAIAVVGEASDGREAVELVARHRPDVALLDLRMPDLDGVAATTRIVAEQSGTRVLILTTYDTDDDIERAVEAGAVGYLLKDTTREQLIDAVRSAARGETVLAPRVAQRLVARMRRPAPVALTAREADVLSAVADGLSNAEIGRRLVIAEATVKTHLLRIFAKLDVGDRTHAVVTALERGLITRS
- a CDS encoding sensor histidine kinase, with the protein product MAPPDDRFRILRWNTVLWLLFGTAPYTVAGLHDQDALRHWATWTPIALGAAHLAALRFPRHRTAFLAVLVAGLGAVAYLRSGGASLFVVSLPTFWLFTPTVARAVAVSGAGAAATLAGGAVRTGDPLAGNQVVTAAAFAAGAVLGAFVHLLLRRAAERSRRLAEELAAARLELADAHRREGAAQERDRFAREIHDTLAQGLASIVVLAEAARADLTGNPATSARLTSIERTARENLAEARVLVGAARRDASGSVARTLRRTLDRFAEDTGLAVDAELADVDCDQATRIALLRCTQESLANVRKHAAASVVSVVLAGGADAVELEVTDDGRGFDVAAARGFGLAGMRRRLAELGGEVTVTSSPGDGTRVLAVLPAGSPAAVPSAAVPSAEE